The proteins below are encoded in one region of Kazachstania africana CBS 2517 chromosome 6, complete genome:
- the MRPL50 gene encoding mitochondrial 54S ribosomal protein bL9m MRPL50 (similar to Saccharomyces cerevisiae MRPL50 (YNR022C); ancestral locus Anc_6.321) — MFRPTRLCLSATSKRIKRVKVQLLKDFPQFQLSKGQVTDVKPSLMRNYLHNFNGARYILKDTDVDTVLLKSYKVNEASTQKDQQPAAKLMSKAQVKEGRALEKMLGKPREKKVLDNDISLKDVYIPGLDA, encoded by the coding sequence ATGTTCAGGCCCACCCGATTATGTCTGAGTGCTACATCGAAGCGAATCAAGAGAGTTAAAGTGCAACTACTGAAGGATTTCCCGCAGTTTCAGCTTTCGAAAGGTCAAGTTACAGACGTCAAACCTTCCCTTATGAGGAACTACTTGCATAATTTCAATGGTGCTAGATATATACTTAAGGATACCGACGTAGACACGGTATTGCTGAAGAGCTACAAGGTCAATGAAGCCAGTACACAGAAAGATCAACAACCGGCTGCAAAACTGATGTCTAAAGCCCAAGTAAAAGAAGGGAGAGCTTTGGAAAAAATGCTAGGTAAGCCCAGGGAGAAGAAAGTGCTGGATAACGATATCTCTTTGAAAGATGTATATATTCCTGGTTTAGATGCATAG
- the MPP6 gene encoding Mpp6p (similar to Saccharomyces cerevisiae YNR024W; ancestral locus Anc_6.326), with translation MSNVTGKLSNRVMNMKFMKFSNDDASTTSADSSRSASVNSRTNNSKFHDNSEWYTTNSTVTNNDPKKKITKKFLKKKPMMNKVVTSNVSFTTLKQGKTVADEDTIHMKTLNKGRMVFGDKKRTAEEEKLQENENDDDDYELDKMFKASLKKNKKSKK, from the coding sequence ATGAGTAATGTTACTGGTAAGCTATCTAACAGGGTCATGAATATGAAGTTCATGAAGTTCTCGAACGACGATGCGTCGACGACAAGTGCTGATAGCTCGAGAAGTGCATCCGTAAATTCCAGGACTAATAATAGCAAATTCCACGATAATTCTGAATGGTATACCACCAATTCTACTGTAACGAATAATGAcccaaagaagaagataaccaagaagtttttgaagaagaaaccaATGATGAACAAAGTAGTAACGTCAAATGTCAGTTTTACCACTTTGAAACAAGGTAAGACAGTAGCTGACGAGGATACCATACATATGAAGACATTAAATAAAGGTAGAATGGTGTTCGGTGATAAAAAGAGAACAGCTGAGGAGGAAAAATTGcaggaaaatgaaaacgatgatgatgattatgAGTTAGACAAGATGTTCAAAGCTagtttgaagaaaaataaaaaatccAAGAAGTGA